GAGGTTCGAGAGGGGCGACCAGACGACACCGCCGGCGGCCTGGTCGTTCCATTTCGTCCAGTCCGCGGCGTCGACGGCGCAGCAGTGGATCCCGATGAGGGTGGGGAGCAAGCCGTCGGCTCGTTCGAGTTCGGTGTAATCCGCGAGGACGCGCGACCCGCGTTGTCCTTCGGAGCAGTGGTAGATGAAACCGGATCCGTCGCCCATGCGTCGCACGGCGATGGTGAGCGCCTCGCCCTTCTTCGTGCCGACGGACGTGTAGATGAGGTTGTCCACCCCGGTGCCGGCGTCTTCGCTGTCGATGTTGCGAACGACGGTCGGGTAGCCGCGGTTCGCGTTGGGCCACCCTTGCACGCTGGTGGCGCCACCGGCCATCGCGCGGACCTGGACGTACGCGAGCAGCGCCTCGGGGCAGGCCTTCGCGTAGACCCAAGCAGGTTCGGTGATGGACTCCGTGTAGGTATCGGCGTCGGGCCAGTGCTTGTTGTGCAGCCAAGGCTCGTTGCGGCCCGGCTCCATCCACAGCGGCAACGCGTTGTACGCGAGGTGGTTGTGCATGTCGAGGAGGCCGGGGAGCACGAGCGCGTCGCCGACGTCGATCGTGCGTGCACGCGAGAATCCAGTGACGCGTTTGCGGCCGCGAGTGACGGCGACGATCCGATCGCCGTCGATCCATACCCGGCCTCGGGCCGGCTGCTCTGTTGCGCCGTTCGCCATGGTCGCGATACGGCCGGTGATGACGAGCTGGGCCATGATGCGTCCCCCGTTGGTCGGGTCAGCCGATGTGCGGCCAGTTCCTGGCCGCGGTCGTCACCGTCACGGTGATGGTTGCCATGGGAAGCCCCCCGACCCTCATGGCTGCACTCGAAACGCTACTCGCGCCCGGAAACCCACGTTGCCTCCATTTCGGGGGACAGACGGATGGTTGCGGCGCACCCCTGCAATCCGCTGAACTGAGACCCTGGAGCACAGCGGGAGGCCGCGATGATCACCGATCCCTTCGATACCGGACCAACGGGGACGTTCAGAACCCTGTGCCGGAGGTATCCCGACGACACCGTCTTCAGAGCCGCCGACGGCTTTCGGTCACTGTGGGGGCCCATCTTCTACCGCGGACGCGCGAACGGAAGCGCACGCCTGCTCGTCATCGGCCAGGACCCCGCCCAGACGGAGGCGGTCACGCGTCGAATCCTGGCGGGCCAGGCCGGCCGCCGCGTGCAGGGCTTCGTCGAGAAACTGGGGTACACGAAGAGTTACCTGATGATCAACGCGTTCCTCTACGGCATCTTCAACCAGGACATGGCGCTGCCGCATCTGAACGATCCGGACATTCAGGCCTATCGCGACCAGTGGCTGGAGGCAGCCTTCGCACCGGGCAGGATCGAAGCCGTCGTCACGTTCGGCACGCCCGCCTTCAATGCATGGAAGGCGTTCACAGCGACGCCGGCCGGGCAGAACGTGACGGTCTTCCATCATCGGGCGCTGCACCCGACGGCCGACAAGCCTGGCGGCCCGATCACGCGGAAGGAACTCCTCGACAACTGGAATGTCGCCCTGCAGGCGTTTCACGCCAACATTCAGCACCCTGACGTCACGAAGCCGCTCGTGCTCTACGGGAACGATTTCACGCCGGCGGAGCTCCCGGCGATTCCGAGCCGGGACCTGCCGATGGGCCTTCAGCCCTGGATGCGCAACACGGACTTCTGGGCGAAGCTGTCCCCCACGCCGGGCACCGAACGGGCCAACATCTCCATCGAGGTTCCATAGGGGCGACCCAGCCCACCCGTCGCAGCGACGACGGCGAAGACATGTCAGCCGAACCAAGCGAACCGAACCCGCGATACGCGGAGTCCTGATGTTGTAGCGAGGGCGGGACTCGAACCCGCGACACCACGATTATGAGCCGTGTGCTCTAACCACCTGAGCTACCCCGCCGGGTAGGCTTCCCCCGCCCAGCCGAGCGGCCGAACCGAAGAGAACCAGAGCCCCGAGTCAGGATTGAACTGACGACCCCTTCCTTACCATGGAAGTGCTCTACCACTGAGCTATCGGGGCGCGTTGCCGCACTTGGCAACCGTACGAGGATATCACCTCTCGGCGGTACCTCCGAACCACCGCCGCAACCGGTCGGCAGCAGCAGCAGTGCCGCTGCCGGTCATGCGGTTTCCGCCTGCCAGGACGGCGCCGCGACACCCGGCAGGCTCCACGCGGCGAAGCCGGCTTCCTCGGTTTCGAGCGTCACGAGACCTGCGGATGCCTCGACTCGCGCCGTCCCGTACAGCGGCGCCGCGACATCCGCTGCGCTGAGCCCGCCGAGCCCCGCCGCGTCGAACGACAGCGTCGCCCCCGATCGCGCGGCGAACACGAGCACCGACTCCTCGGTCGATTCGCGCACGAATGCGACCGCGTCGTCACCGACGGCGAGCCAGCGGATGCCGCCGGTGGCGAGCACCGGGTGTTCACGACGCAGGCGCAGGAGCGACCGGTACGTCTCGAGCACGGGCGCGACCTCGGGCGAGCTCTCGCTCCCCCACGGCATGGGCGTGCGCGAAGCCTCGCCGTCTTCGCCGGTCAGGCCGAACTCGTCGCCGGCCCAGACGACGGGAATGCCGGGCAGCGTCACCGCGAGTCCGAGCGCGGCGGGCAGGGCGCCGGTGCGCGCGTGCGTCGCGAAGCGCGGGGTGTCGTGGGTGTCGAGCGCGTTCATGGTCGCGAGGCGCGTGCGCCACGGGAAGCCCGCGGCGAACCGCACGTGGGCGGAGTGGAAGTCGCCACCGGTGAAGGTCGGAACCCGCTGCAGGGCGAAGCCGAGGCCGCCGCCCGCCGGGCTGCCCGGCTCGAGCAGCCAACTCCAGAGCGGCCGCGTGAACGGCGTGTACGTCATGGCGCCGTGCCACGCGTCGCCCTGGAAGTCGCTCGCGGCGTCGTTCGTCGACTCCCCCAGCAGCAGCGTGTCGGGCTTTACCTCGAGCATCGTGCGGCGGATCGTGCGCCGCACCGATTCGTTCAGGTCGGCCGTGCCGAGCCGGCCCGTCATGTTGGCGACGTCGATGCGCCACCCATCGAGGTGGAACGGCGCACCGAGGTACCGTGCGACGACCGAGTCGGGGCCTTCGATGAAGCGGCGGCGCAGCTCGGCAGAGCTCCAGTCGAACTTCGGCAGGCTCGGCACCCCGAGCCACGACTCGTAGCCCTCGGCACTCCCTGAGCCTGCCGAAGGGTGGAAGAAGTAGAACTCGCGCTCGGGCGCGGAGACGTCGGCCTGCGCAGCGCGGAACCACTCGTGCGCGTCGCCCGAGTGATTCGAGGTCAGGTCGCCGATGACGCGGATGCCGCGTGCGTGCGCCTCCTCGACGAGCCGCACGAGCGCCTCGTCGCCGCCGAGCAGCGGGTCGACGAGGTCGAAGGTCGTGGCGTCGTAGCGGTGGTTGGAGCGCGCCGGGAAGACGGGCGTCAGGTAGAGCAGGTCGACGCCGAGCGACGCGAGGTGGTCGAGCTGCTCGCGCACGCCGTCGAGGTCGCCGCCGAACAGCTGCTTCGACCGCCCCGGGTACACGGGGTCGACCGGGTCGCTCCAGTCGGCCGCGATGGCCCACTCGGGCAGTTGCCCGGCCGCCCGGAGCTCGTCGAACGGCGCCGCCCCCGACTTCGCGAAGCGATCGGGGAACACCTGGTACATCACGCTCGACGCCGCCCACTCGGGTGCGGGTTCGTGCGCGACGAGCCGGAAGTCGTCGTGGTCGCGGGTCTCGACCGTCGACAGGCCCAGCTGGTTCAGCCAGTGCTGCCGGCCGTCGGCGCCGACGAGCAGCCAGCGATAGCCGTGCACGGGGTTCTCGACCTCGACGGCGGCCTCCCACCACCGCCAGCCGTCGGCCGTCCCGACGACGGATGCCTCGTCGAATCGCGGCTCCCGGTTCGGGTTCGACCGGGTGCCGACCCACGTGAGCGGCCCGAACGACTCGGGCACGCGCAGGCGCACCCGCACCGTCTCGCCGAGCGCGGGCGTCTGCGTCGAGACGTGCAACGGGGACCCGTCGTGGTGCGGGGCGGGAGTGGTCGGCGGGGTCATTCCATCACCTTTCCACCTGCACATGACACGCAGGTGACGACGTGGCGTCTGCGCTCGATGCGGCCGCTACTTCACGGCGCCGGCGGTCAGCCCGCCGACGATGTACTTCTGCAGGAAGAGGAAGAGTGCCACGACCGGCAGCGCCGCGATGACGGCACCGGCCGAGAAGGCGCTCCAGTCGGCGTAGCGCGGGTTCGAGACGAGCTTCGTGAGCCCCACGGCGAGCGTCTGCTTGTCGGTGTCGATGAGCAGCACGGATGCCACGACGAACTCGTTGACCGAAGCGATGAACGACAGCAGCGCGACGACCGCGAGGATCGGCGCCACGAGCCGCAGGATGATCGTGAAGAAGATGCGGGCGTGACCCGCGCCGTCGATCTTCGCTGCCTCGTCGATCGACGCCGGCACCGTGTTGAAGAAGCCGTACATGAGGTACGTGTTCACGCCGAGCGCGCCGCCGAGGTAGACCATGATCAGGCCGATGTGGGTGTTCAGACCGATCGCGGGGAACCAGTCGCCGATCGCGCTCATGAGCAGGAAGATCGCGACGACGGCGAGCAGCTGCGGGAACATCTGCACGACGACGATCGAGATCAGGCCGAAGCGGCGCCCGGTGAAGCGCATGCGTGAGAACGAGTACGCGGCGAGCGCCCCGAGGAACACGGTCAGCACGGCCGTGATACCGGCGATCATGAGCGTGTTGCCGAACCAGGTGAGGAACGGCACCTGCGGGTCGGTGAGGATGCGCACGTAGCTCTCGAGGCCGATCGCCGAGAACAGCGCGTTCGAGCCGGTGAGCGTGCCGTGCGGGTTCAGTGACGACGAGATCACGAACACGATCGGGAACAGCGAGAAGACCACCATCAGGATGCCGACGACGTGCCGCCACCCGGTCGCGAAGAACCAGCGACGGAAGTTGAACGGCTTGCGCGGAAGCTCGCGGCCGGCGCCGCCGCCACGGCCATCGCGCGCGATCGAGACGCTCGCGCGCGTCGAGGCATCCGCGAACTCCTCCGCCTCGCCGATGACGAGGCCGGTCTGGGTTCCGGGAACGGGCTGCTGGGCGGCCATCAGTTCAGCTCCTCGAGCGACTTGGTGCGGCGGAAGGCGATGACCGAGATCACGGCCACGATGACGAAGATGATGATCGAGTAGGCGCTCGCGAGACCGTAGTCGCGCGTCTGCCCGGTGAACGCCACCTTGTAGACCATCGAGATCAGGATGTCGGTGAACCCGACCGGGATCGGGGCGTTCGAGTCCCTGGGTCCGCCGTCAGTGAGCATGTAGATCACGTTGAAGTTGTTGAAGTTGAACGCGAACGACGCGATGAGCAGCGGCGCCACTGACACGAGCAGCAGCGGCAGCTTGATGAGCCGGAACACCGCCCACGGCTTCGCGCCGTCGACCGTCGCGGCCTCCTGCAGCTCTTCGGGGATCGACTGCAGGGCCCCGGTGCACACGAGGAACATGTACGGGAATCCGAGCCACAGGTTCACGAGCAGCACCGAGAACTTGGCGAGCACCGGGTCGGTCAGCCAGGGAATGGATGCCCCGCCGAACAGCACCTGGTTGATGAAGCCGAAGCTCTCGTTCATCATGCCGGCCCAGATGAGCGCCGAGAGGAACGAGGGCACCGCGTACGGGAGGATCATCAGCACGCGGTAGTACTTGCGGCCCTTCATGCGCATGTCGTTGAAGACGATCGCGAGGAAGAGGCCGAGGAAGAACGTCGACGCGACCGAGATGAGCGCGAACGCGAAGGTCCAGAGCGTGACGTAGACGAGCGGGCCGGCGAGTCGCTCGTCGGTGACGGCGCGCACGAAGTTGTCGAAGCCGACCACGATCTGCCAGCCCGGCAGCAGCTCCTCGCCGCTGTCGGAGGTGAAGGCGCCCGTGCCGATGTCGGAGTAGACGGTGCCGGTGTCGAGGTTCGTCATCGTGCCGGCGGCCTCGTCGTACTCGAGGTTCGAGAGGTAGAGGTAGGCGCTCGAGCCGTCGGGGGTACGCAGCGCCCCGTCGTTCGGGTCGTCGGAGAACGGCACGGCGAGGGCGGTGATCTCGTCGGTGCGGGTGACCACCTCACCGAACTGCAGGGTCGTCCAGCCGTCGACGGCGACGGCCTTGTCGCCGTCCATCTCGGCGTCGACGGGGGCGAGCGGCTCGTCGTTGGTGCCGAGCAGCGCCTCGCCGTCGGGATCCGTCACGAGCAGGCCGAGCGTGCCGCCCTGGTCGACGACGGTGACCGGGTAGGTGGGCGAGTCCTCGACGCGCTGCAGCGACGAGGCCATGAGCGACGAGACCGCCTGCTCCTTCGAGCCGTTGTGCCCCGTGCCGTAGTTCGTGAAGGCGATGTAGCCCGTGTAGACGAGCACGAACACCTGGAACACGACGAGGAAGATCACGCCGGGCGTGAGGTACTTCGCGGGGAGCTTGCGTCGCGAGAAGTAGATCCAGTTGACGATCACCGCGACGACCGCGACGATCGCCGCGACGAGCCACTGCTCGGCGCTCGCGAGGATGATGACCCCGTAGATCGCGATCGCGTCGACGAGACCGAGCATCAGCAGCTTCGCGAGCAGCATCTTCAGCCCGCCGGATGCCGCGTCGGCGATGTTCGCGGCACGCCGCTGCTTCTTCGTCGGCTTCTGCGGCGTCTCTACCGAGACCTCGTCGTCGATCGTGGTGCTCATCCTGCTCGCTCTTCTCGTCGAACGTGAGTGCTCCGGGCCGGATGCCAAGCGGCATCCGGCCCGGAGCAATCAGTCGTTACTTGCTGATCGCGGCCTGCACGTCGGCGGCAAGCTTCTGCCACGTCGTGACCGGGTCGGCACCGTTGATGATGTCGGCCTCGGCGATGCCCCAGTACTGCCACACGGCGCCCATCGCGGGGATCGCGGGCATCGGCACGGCCTCGGCGCCGACGGCGGCGAAGCCGGCGACGATCGGGTCGCTCGACGCGGTCTCAGCGGCAGCCGAGAGCGCGGGGAGCACGTTGCCGGCCTTGAAGAGCTCGAGCTGAACGTCTTCGGTGCCGATGTAGTTGACGAGGAAGTCGTTCGCGGCGACCTTGTTCTTCGACTCGGACGAGACGAAGAAGCCCTTGACGCCGGCGAACGGCGAAGCGACCTCGGCGGTCGGGCTCGGCACGGAGTCGATCGCGACGTTGATGCCGGCGTCGGTCGCAGCGCCGACGTTCCACGGACCGGTCAGCCAGAAGGCCGCGGTGCCGTCGATGAAGGCCTGCTTGGCGATGTCGCCGTCGATGTCGGTGTTGAAGACGCCGGTGCCGTTCTTGCCCTGGCTGCCGAGCCACGTGGCGAACTGCTCGCCGCCCGCGTTGCCGATCTGCAGGTCGGTCGGGTCGTAGCCCTCGTCGTTGCTGCCGAAGACGGGAGCGCCGAATGCGGTCTGGAACGGGTACAGGTGGTAGGGGTTGCCCTCTGCGCCCTGCTCGACGACGAACGGCTGGGTGAGTCCGGCGGCCTGGCCCTTCGCGATCATGTCGTCGAAGCTCGTGGCGGCCTCGGGAACGAGGTCGGCGTTGCGGAGCACCGCGATGTTCTCCACCGCGTAGGGGAGCATGTAGGTCGTGCCCTCGTAGGTCGACGCGTCGATCGCGACGGGGAGGTAGTCGGCAGCGGAGTCGCCGAGCTCGATCGGGGCGACGACGCCGTTGGTCGAGAGCTCGCCGAGCCAGTCGTGGGCGCCCATGGTGATGTCGGGGCCCTTGCCGGTCGGAACCTGCTGGATGAAGTCGTCCTTGATGTCGGCGTTGTCCTTGCCGACGAGCTCGACCTTGACGCCCTTCTCCTCGGAGTAGGCGTCGGCCGCAGCCTGCAGCGCGTCGACGCGCTCGGCGTCGACCCAGACGGTCAGCGTGCCGCTCGACGAGGCCTCGCCTTCGGAGCCGCTGTCGCCGCCTGCGCAGCTCGCGAGACCGAGGGTCGCGATGACTGCGACGGCTCCGGCGGCGAGGAGGCTCTTCTTGTTCACCCTCATTGGTGTGCCCTTCTCAGTGTGCGTGAGATCGGCGCCTTCGCCTGGTGAGAGTCGCCCGTTCCGCTGTGAAACGGGGCACCGCGCCCGAAAGGCCGTTCTTCCGTGTGGAGTGCTCGCTTGGTGCAAGCGATTACAGGTATACCTTGCCTCGCGTGCATTACCAAACCAGGCACCCTGCATTGATACCGGTTCGTAACCATCGCATGACGTGTGCAAACTGCAAGCGTTTCCATCATGTATCGGGATGACGTACAGTTTCCGCATGACTTCCGAATGGTGGCGCACCGCCGCGATCTACCAGATCTACCCCCGGTCGTTCGCCGACGCGAACGGCGACGGCATGGGCGACCTCGCCGGCATCACCTCGCGCCTCGGTGCGCTGCAGGAGCTCGGCATCGACGCGATCTGGCTCTCCCCCTTCTACACCTCGCCCCAGCGGGACGCCGGATACGACGTCGCCGACTACTGCGACGTCGACCCGCTCTTCGGCACCCTCGCCGACTTCGACGCGATGGTCGCCGAGGCGCACGCCCGCGGCATCCGCGTCATCGTCGACCTCGTGCCGAACCACTCCTCCGACGCGCACGAGTGGTTCCAGGCGGCACTCGCCGCAGCGCCCGGCAGTGCCGAGCGCGCCCGCTACCTGTTCCGTGACGGCCGCGGCGCCGACGGCTCCGAGGCACCCAACAACTGGGAGTCCGTCTTCGGCGGGCCGGCATGGACCCGCGTCGTCGAGGCCGACGGCACGCTGGGTCAGTGGTACCTGCACCTCTTCGACAGCTCGCAGCCCGACTTCGACTGGACCAACGACGAGGTGCGCGAGGAGTTCCGCCGCATCCTGCGCTTCTGGCTCGACCGCGGTGTCGACGGCTTCCGCGTCGACGTCGCCCACGGCATGATCAAGGCCGAGGGCCTCCCCGACTTCACTCCCCCGGCAGAGGGCGGCAGCATGGGCGGTGCGGCGACCTCCGGCATGCCGCTCGAGCCCGAGATCTCCGTCGAGCCCGGCGACAGTGCGCCCTACTGGGGCCAGGAGGGCGTGCACGAGATCTACCGCGACTGGCGGAAGCTCCTCGACGAGTACCCCGACGACCGCATCCTCGCAGCCGAGGCATGGGTCGACCCGCTCTCGCGGCTCGCGAACTGGGTTCGCCCCGACGAGATGCACCAGGCGTTCAACTTCGCCTACCTCGAGACGCCGTGGAACGCCGATGCCCTGCGCAGCGTCGTCGACGACTCGCTCGCCGCGTTCGCCGCGGTCGGTGCTCCGTCGACCTGGGTGCTCTCGAACCACGACGTCGTGCGCCACGCGACCCGGCTCTCGGTCACCGAGGCGAACCCGCAGGGCCACGGCCTCGGCCCCCGTTCGAAGGGCCTGCCCGAGTACGCGCCCGGCCTGCGCCGCGCCCGTGCCGCGACCGCGCTCATGCTGGCGCTGCCCGGCTCGGTCTACCTCTACCAGGGTGAGGAACTGGGCCTCCCCGAGGTCATCGATGTGCCCGACGACGCCCGTCAGGACCCGACGTGGTTCCGCACGAGCGGCGAGCGCTACGGGCGCGACGGATGCCGCGTGCCCCTGCCTTGGGAGTCGACCGCCCCCTCGTACGGCTTCGGTCCGACGGATGCCTCGTGGCTCCCCCAGCCCGCGCAGTGGGCCGAGCTCGCGCGCGACGTGCAGGCCGGTGACCCCGTCTCGACGCTCTCGCTCTACCGCGACGCCCTCGCACTGCGGCGCACGCACGACCTCGGCGCCGGCACGCTCGAGTGGCTGCCGGGTTACGCCGAGACGGTCGTGGCCTTCCGAAATGGCGACGTCGTCGTGATCGCCAACACCGGCGACTCGTCCGTCGAGGTGCCTGCAGGCGACGTGCTGCTCTCGAGCGAGCCGTTCGAGGGGCGCTCGCTGCCCGCCGACACGACGGTCTGGCTCGCGGCCTAGCGATTCGGCCGCGGTGCGGCACCGCGGCCGGAGACTGCTCCGGCCGCGGGCCTACTGCTCGAAGTAGCGGTCCCAGTGCAGGCGGCAGCGCGGGTTGAAGTCCGCGCCGCAGGCCGGGCACGACTCACCGGCGCGGTACGCGGTCACGGAGAGCTCGGTGCCGCACGCACCGCAGAGGATGCCGGGCGCATCCCATTCGGCGCGCGGTCGGCGCACGACCGGGTGCGACTCGGCCTCCTCATGGCAGGCGTGGCACGGGTAGTAGCGATCGCAGCAGGCGAATCGGATGGCGATGATGTCGACCGCCGTCGCGTAGTGCACGCAACGGGTCTCGTCGTCGACCGTGCGCCCGTACACGTGCGGCCGCATGTCAGTTGGTGTTGGCGTAGAGCCATTCGAGCGGGTCGACCTTGGTGCCGTCCATGCCGCCGAGACGGATCTCGAAGTGCAGGTGCGGGCCGGTCGACATGCCGGTGTCGCCGGTGTTGCCGATGACGTCGCCGACGCTGACCGTGTCGCCGACCTCGAAGCGGCGCGACTCGTACTCCATGTGCGCGTAGACGCTCGTGACGAGCTCGCCGTCGATGATGTGATCGATCATCATGACCACGCCGAGCGATCCGCCGGAGTCGGTCGAGTTCGCGACGACGCCGTCGGCGATGCTCTGGATCTCGGCGCCGAGGCCGGGATTGAAGTCCTGGCCGCCGTGGTCGCTCGAGCAACCGGCGCAGTCGCGGTAGCCGAACTGGTCGCCGATGTGCACGCCGACCGCGAACGGCCACTGGATCGTGCCCGACGGGTTGTTCGTGAAGGTCGCCTCGGGCCGGATGCCGGCCGCGCGGGCGTACTCGTCGATGGTCTGCGTCTCGTAGCCATCGCGCTGCACGGTCTGCGCGAGCGTGCCGCTGTTGATCTCGACCTGCTGGCCGGGCTCGGTGCCGAAGGTCGCCTGCTCGAGCGCCATGGCCTGCACGTCGGCGGGCGACAGCAGTGAGAGCGACGGCACCGAGGTGGTGACCGCGAGCAGCGCCGCGAAGCTCATCGCCGCGAAGCCGCTCGACATGCGTGCGACTCGTCCTGCACGCTTCACCCGCCGCTTGGCCGGCGGTCGGGGCGTGCCGACCGCGGCGCCGGAGGTCGCGGTGTCGCGCCCCGTCGAACGCCGGGCACCGACAGACTCGGCGGCGGAACGGCGTGGCCGCTGCTCGGCGGTGACGCCGGTCGAGGGCTGCCAGTCGGCGGTGGGGGCGAACCGCTCCGCCGACTGCGCGTCGTGGACAGGAATCGGGGCCGGTGCGGGCGCAGCGACGCGTGCCAGCGCCGAGGCGGCGATCACGGCGGCGAAGTCGTCGGCTGCCGGAGCACCTGCGTCGGGCGTCGCGATCGGCACGATCGGGGGCTGCACCGGGGCGGCGGAGCGCACCGGGGCGGCGGAGCGCTCGACCTTCGCAGCCTTCGCAGTCTTCGCGGCCTTCTCGGCCTTCTCTGCCTTGCGCTCAGCCCGCGACAGGCGAACGGAGCGAGCGGATGTCGCCGCACGGCGACCGACCGGCTCGGCCTCCTGCTCGGGCTCATCGCCGAGCCCGGCGAAGAGCGCGTCGAATCCGCCGCTCGTCTCGGAACCGGAGTCTGCGCGTGCGACGCGGGCCACCGGAGAACCGGAGTCTTCCCGCGAACCGGAATCCGTCGGCGAAACGGCGAAGGCCGAGTTCCTGTCGACCGAGTGGTCGACCGGCTCGGCCTGGGGCTTCGGGGCGGGTGCTGCTGGTGCTGCTGGGAGTGCGAATGCTGCTGAGACTGCGGGGGCGGAGCGTTCCGAGGGAACGGAAGGTTCCGACGGAACGGAGCGTTCCGAGGAGACGAAGTGTTCCGCGGAACCGAAGTGTTCCGAGGGGGCCGACGGGGCGGGCGAATGCGACACCTCGGGGGCCGAGCGCCTGGGCCGCAACCCGCCGGTCACGACCGCCGCTCCAGCTTGATCGGGATACCTCGCGGCCGCGGGTGTCGGCGCGACGGGCGCCGGGGTGTACATCGGAGCGGACACCGCCGCCGGAGCGGGCGTGAACGTCGAAGCCTGCGCGAACGTCGGAGCGGGGGCAGCCGCCGGAGTCGTCGGAGCCGGCGCATACGCCGGGGTCGGAGCCGCCGGCGTCAGCAACGCCTGCCACGAGACATCCGCCTGCCGTGCGACCGGTGCCGCGGGCGCGACCGGTGCCGCCGCCGTCGCCTGCTGCCCCATCGCCGCGGCATGCTGCGCCGAGGCCGTCTCGGCCGCTTCGCGCTCACGGAGTTCACGACGAGTCAGGGGTCGCTCGGGCCGCGAAAGGGCCTGGGTGCCTGGCGTGGAATCGTCGGGCACGAGGGGGGACTCGAGCACGTGGGGGGAAACTCTCGGCTTCGTGGTGACCGGACAGGGACGAGGAGGTGAACATCTCGGCAGCACGCCGAAATAACAGGTTGGTAAAGACTAACCGGTCTCGACCGTGCACGCCACGTTGAACAACGATTTCCGCCTGTCAGAAGGCTGCAAGTCCACGGCATCCGCGGCGTTCAGCCCCGACATCTCAGGCATCGACTCCGGCGCGGCGCAATACCGCAGCGATCTCCCCGTACAGCTCGGGCGCTGCGGCGAGCACGAGCTCGGCGGTGCCCGGTCCCCCGCCCGGTCCGCCGACCCTCGCGCCCGCCTCCTGGGCGATCAACGCACCAGCGGCGTGGTCCCACGGGCTCAGCCCGCGCTCGTAGAAGGCATCGAGGCGCCCCGCGGCCACAGCGCACAGG
The DNA window shown above is from Agromyces cerinus and carries:
- a CDS encoding M23 family metallopeptidase gives rise to the protein MARVARADSGSETSGGFDALFAGLGDEPEQEAEPVGRRAATSARSVRLSRAERKAEKAEKAAKTAKAAKVERSAAPVRSAAPVQPPIVPIATPDAGAPAADDFAAVIAASALARVAAPAPAPIPVHDAQSAERFAPTADWQPSTGVTAEQRPRRSAAESVGARRSTGRDTATSGAAVGTPRPPAKRRVKRAGRVARMSSGFAAMSFAALLAVTTSVPSLSLLSPADVQAMALEQATFGTEPGQQVEINSGTLAQTVQRDGYETQTIDEYARAAGIRPEATFTNNPSGTIQWPFAVGVHIGDQFGYRDCAGCSSDHGGQDFNPGLGAEIQSIADGVVANSTDSGGSLGVVMMIDHIIDGELVTSVYAHMEYESRRFEVGDTVSVGDVIGNTGDTGMSTGPHLHFEIRLGGMDGTKVDPLEWLYANTN